One genomic window of Luteitalea pratensis includes the following:
- a CDS encoding cytochrome c, with amino-acid sequence MVIRRAVPVLLLAATVCVRATPAGNDGPSFPDIVEHFKYGSIGAEENSGVPSRIWRVLPTVCESSLPRRPGVGYERIGFISDGAGHGRPIGTSFRPGNGDRIGLNCATCHVGTLRDAPDAPRRVIVGMPANQMDLQGYGRFLTACAQSPAFETGRLIDAIHKADPGFGFFSRLGYRLFVVGATRKGILDRARDNAWFDDRPAFGPGRVDTFNPYKVLLQVPLDKTVGTVDLPSIWNQRPRQGLWLHWDGNNDRVEERNKSAAIGAGATPKSLDLASMARIEQWLLDFPAPKYPAERIDASRAENGRRAYASACASCHDLGAASVGQVTPIEKVGTDSGRLDSFTPALATAMNTIGRGRPWAFSHFRKTQGYANMPLDGLWLRAPYLHNGSVPDLRSLLFPEERPATFFRAYDVYDWDRVGFVSRGAGAEREGVPFDTSLRGNANTGHIYGADLPTADKLALLEYLKTL; translated from the coding sequence ATGGTCATCCGCCGCGCCGTTCCGGTTCTCCTGCTCGCGGCGACCGTCTGCGTACGCGCGACGCCGGCCGGCAACGATGGCCCGTCGTTTCCCGACATCGTCGAGCACTTCAAGTACGGGTCGATCGGCGCCGAGGAGAACTCCGGTGTGCCCTCCCGGATCTGGAGGGTGCTGCCAACGGTCTGCGAGTCATCGCTGCCCAGGCGGCCCGGCGTGGGTTACGAGCGGATCGGGTTCATCAGCGACGGGGCTGGGCACGGACGACCGATCGGCACGTCGTTCCGGCCCGGCAACGGCGATCGCATCGGCCTGAACTGCGCCACGTGCCACGTCGGCACGCTGCGTGACGCCCCCGACGCGCCACGGCGCGTGATCGTGGGCATGCCAGCCAACCAGATGGACCTGCAGGGATACGGACGGTTCCTGACGGCGTGCGCGCAGAGCCCGGCCTTCGAGACCGGGCGATTGATCGACGCGATCCACAAGGCCGACCCCGGGTTCGGCTTTTTTTCCCGGCTCGGCTACCGGCTGTTCGTCGTGGGGGCGACGCGCAAGGGCATCCTCGACCGCGCCCGCGACAACGCGTGGTTCGACGATCGGCCGGCCTTCGGCCCCGGACGCGTCGACACCTTCAATCCCTACAAGGTGTTGCTGCAGGTGCCTCTGGACAAGACGGTGGGGACGGTGGACCTGCCGTCGATCTGGAACCAGCGCCCGCGGCAGGGACTGTGGCTGCACTGGGATGGCAACAACGATCGCGTCGAGGAGCGGAACAAGAGCGCCGCGATCGGCGCCGGCGCGACGCCGAAGTCGCTCGACCTCGCCTCGATGGCTCGCATCGAGCAGTGGCTGCTCGACTTCCCGGCGCCGAAGTACCCGGCCGAACGCATCGACGCGTCGCGCGCCGAGAACGGGCGGCGTGCCTACGCGTCGGCCTGCGCGTCGTGCCACGACCTTGGCGCCGCGTCGGTCGGCCAGGTCACCCCGATCGAGAAGGTGGGCACCGATAGCGGCCGCCTCGACTCATTCACCCCTGCGCTGGCAACGGCGATGAACACCATCGGTCGCGGCAGGCCGTGGGCGTTCTCCCACTTCAGGAAGACGCAGGGCTACGCCAACATGCCACTCGACGGCCTCTGGCTACGGGCGCCGTACCTGCACAACGGATCGGTGCCCGATCTGCGTTCGCTCCTGTTCCCGGAGGAGCGCCCCGCAACGTTCTTCCGTGCCTACGACGTGTACGACTGGGACCGCGTCGGCTTCGTCAGCCGCGGTGCCGGCGCCGAACGGGAAGGCGTGCCATTCGACACGAGTCTGCGCGGCAACGCCAACACCGGACACATCTACGGCGCTGACCTGCCCACCGCCGACAAGCTCGCTCTCCTCGAATATCTCAAGACCCTGTAG
- a CDS encoding polysaccharide deacetylase family protein, which produces MRRTLLLLAGALIAILLLTAMRPAAQAPGAKPSLAERLGFKASDIVLIVNADDVGMSHGANVAVRTGMEQGLITSGSIMVPCPWFEEVAVYATANPTRDFGLHLTHTSEWKVYKWGPVANKAEVPGLLTPQGYLWPDIEPIYKNATPAQAEIEARAQVRKALDRGIDVTHLDSHMGALQYDMRYHAVYRKLAKEFDLPIRMGNQDLLTAMGGGHLRGELDADGTIYPDYLIHQQRKPGEAVDVYWKRMISELKPGVTELYIHPAVAGEEMQHITGSWKERDSEYHLFTDDASVKQLLEQRGVKRIGWRALRDLQRK; this is translated from the coding sequence ATGCGTCGAACACTCCTGCTCCTCGCAGGCGCGCTGATCGCGATCCTGCTGCTGACCGCGATGCGCCCGGCTGCCCAGGCGCCCGGTGCGAAGCCGTCGCTGGCCGAGCGTCTCGGCTTCAAGGCCTCCGACATCGTCCTGATCGTGAACGCCGACGATGTGGGCATGAGCCACGGGGCGAACGTGGCCGTGCGCACCGGCATGGAGCAGGGCCTGATCACGAGTGGGTCGATCATGGTGCCCTGCCCGTGGTTCGAAGAGGTCGCCGTGTATGCGACCGCTAACCCGACCCGCGATTTCGGCCTGCACCTGACGCACACCAGCGAGTGGAAGGTCTACAAGTGGGGACCCGTCGCAAACAAGGCAGAGGTCCCCGGGCTGCTCACGCCCCAGGGATACCTGTGGCCGGACATCGAGCCGATCTACAAGAACGCGACGCCCGCCCAGGCGGAGATCGAGGCACGCGCGCAGGTGCGCAAGGCGCTCGATCGCGGCATCGACGTCACGCACCTGGACTCGCACATGGGCGCGTTGCAGTACGACATGCGCTACCACGCGGTGTATCGCAAGCTGGCGAAGGAGTTCGATCTGCCCATTCGCATGGGCAACCAGGATCTGCTGACGGCGATGGGCGGCGGGCACCTGCGGGGCGAACTGGATGCCGACGGCACGATCTACCCGGACTACCTGATTCACCAGCAGCGCAAGCCGGGCGAAGCGGTGGACGTGTACTGGAAGCGGATGATCTCCGAGTTGAAACCGGGCGTGACCGAGCTCTACATCCACCCTGCGGTAGCCGGCGAGGAAATGCAGCACATCACTGGCAGCTGGAAGGAGCGCGATAGCGAGTACCACCTGTTCACCGATGACGCCTCGGTGAAGCAGTTGCTGGAACAGCGCGGCGTGAAACGCATCGGCTGGCGCGCGCTACGCGACCTGCAGCGGAAGTAG
- a CDS encoding DinB family protein: MTRSRWPASVTLALAMGAGAVWAQGAPGPWSSTVKSGWGGLKKNLAASAALLPEADYGFKPVPAVRSFGQLIGHLANDHYLICSAAKGDRNPQANTDFEKTTGKTALVKALQDSIAYCDGVYDAMTDAKGAEIVEMFGGQYPRLGALTINVTHSSEHYGNLVTYLRLKGLVPPSSAAAQ; encoded by the coding sequence ATGACGCGATCACGATGGCCGGCGTCCGTGACGTTGGCGCTCGCGATGGGCGCCGGCGCGGTGTGGGCACAAGGGGCACCGGGCCCGTGGAGTTCGACGGTGAAGTCGGGCTGGGGCGGCCTCAAGAAGAACCTGGCGGCTTCGGCGGCGCTGCTGCCGGAGGCTGACTATGGCTTCAAGCCGGTACCGGCGGTGCGCAGCTTCGGACAACTCATCGGGCACCTCGCCAACGATCATTACCTGATCTGCAGCGCCGCCAAGGGCGACAGGAATCCGCAGGCCAACACCGACTTCGAGAAGACGACCGGCAAGACGGCGCTCGTCAAGGCTCTGCAGGATTCGATTGCCTACTGCGACGGCGTGTACGACGCGATGACCGACGCGAAGGGGGCCGAGATCGTCGAGATGTTCGGCGGCCAGTACCCACGGCTTGGCGCCCTGACCATCAACGTCACGCACTCGAGCGAGCACTACGGCAACCTGGTGACCTACCTCCGCCTCAAAGGGCTCGTCCCCCCGTCGTCCGCGGCTGCACAGTAG